In Helianthus annuus cultivar XRQ/B chromosome 9, HanXRQr2.0-SUNRISE, whole genome shotgun sequence, the following are encoded in one genomic region:
- the LOC110879715 gene encoding probable xyloglucan 6-xylosyltransferase 5, protein MGQEGAQKRGPSTLPTSTAANGGARSGRNLLRGGGKRQIHKTLNNIKITILCGLVTILVLRGTIGFGSISSNEELENQAIIEETNRILAEIRSDKDPDDPEDLGNQTTIGINDTYTLGAKISNWDEERSMWLNKNQDFPNIVNGKARILLVTGSPPNPCDNAIGDHYLLKSIKNKIDYCRIHGIEIVYNMAHLDKELSGYWAKLPLIRRLMLSHPEVEWIWWMDSDALFTDMVFELPLSKYKDHNMVIHGYPDLLFNQKSWIALNTGSFLFRNCQWSLDLLDDWAPMGPKGPVREEAGKILTANLKGRPAFEADDQSALIYLLITKTEWMNKVFVENSYFLHGYWAGLVDRYEEMMEKYHPGLGDERWPFVTHFVGCKPCGSYGDYPVQRCLSSMERAFNFADNQVLKLYGFRHRGLLSPKIKRIRNETATPLQYVDQFDIRHSTQEASN, encoded by the coding sequence ATGGGTCAAGAAGGAGCTCAAAAAAGAGGCCCTTCAACTCTACCCACTTCCACCGCCGCCAACGGCGGCGCCCGCAGCGGCCGGAACCTCCTCCGCGGCGGAGGTAAACGCCAGATCCACAAAACCCTCAACAACATCAAGATCACAATCCTCTGTGGTTTAGTCACCATTCTTGTCCTACGTGGCACTATTGGTTTCGGTTCCATTTCTTCAAATGAAGAGCTTGAGAACCAAGCCATTATTGAAGAAACGAATCGGATCCTGGCTGAGATCCGATCCGACAAAGATCCGGATGACCCAGAAGATCTTGGTAATCAAACTACAATTGGTATTAATGATACTTACACTCTTGGTGCAAAGATCTCTAATTGGGATGAAGAAAGGAGTATGTGGTTGAATAAAAATCAAGACTTTCCGAATATTGTGAATGGTAAAGCTCGAATCTTGCTTGTTACTGGATCCCCACCAAACCCTTGTGATAATGCTATTGGTGATCATTATTTGTTGAAGTCAATCAAGAACAAGATTGATTATTGTAGGATTCATGGGATTGAGATTGTGTATAATATGGCTCATTTGGATAAGGAGCTTTCCGGGTATTGGGCGAAATTGCCGTTGATTCGGAGGTTGATGTTGTCGCATCCGGAAGTCGAATGGATTTGGTGGATGGATAGTGATGCATTGTTTACCGATATGGTGTTTGAGCTTCCGTTGTCCAAGTATAAGGATCATAACATGGTTATTCATGGGTACCCGGATTTGTTGTTTAATCAGAAGTCTTGGATTGCGTTGAATACGGGTAGTTTTTTGTTTAGGAATTGCCAGTGGTCGTTGGATTTGCTCGACGATTGGGCTCCTATGGGACCGAAAGGGCCTGTGCGTGAAGAGGCGGGGAAGATTTTGACAGCCAATTTGAAAGGAAGGCCTGCGTTTGAAGCGGATGATCAGTCGGCTTTGATATACTTACTGATTACGAAAACCGAGTGGATGAACAAGGTTTTTGTGGAGAATTCGTATTTTCTTCATGGGTATTGGGCGGGTTTGGTGGATCGGTATGAAGAAATGATGGAGAAGTACCACCCGGGTTTGGGTGATGAACGATGGCCTTTTGTGACACATTTTGTCGGCTGCAAGCCGTGTGGAAGTTACGGGGATTATCCGGTTCAGAGGTGTTTGAGTAGCATGGAACGCGCGTTTAATTTTGCTGATAATCAAGTGTTGAAGTTGTACGGTTTCAGGCACAGGGGACTCTTGAGCCCTAAAATTAAAAGGATCCGAAATGAGACTGCAACGCCTTTGCAGTATGTAGATCAGTTTGATATCCGGCATTCGACCCAAGAGGCTAGCAACTGA